A genomic segment from Aspergillus puulaauensis MK2 DNA, chromosome 1, nearly complete sequence encodes:
- a CDS encoding uncharacterized protein (COG:E;~EggNog:ENOG410PJ18;~InterPro:IPR013057;~PFAM:PF01490;~TransMembrane:11 (i36-57o63-85i106-126o132-162i174-196o225-246i258-279o299-320i341-364o370-393i409-432o)) — translation MTTPNLKDEEPMQIEHTTHDDVFGEITDEGPNYRNVGFVGTVVLMMKTQIGMGVLAIPSALDVLGMVPGVICLVIVACITTWSGYIIGTFKLQHREVYSIDDAGQIMFGLPGRIILSAGFCLYYIFNSGSAILSLSIGLNAVSTHATCTAVFVAIAAIAGFAFSSIRTLGRITWLAWIGLPCILIAIIMVTIAVGVQDRPDAAPKTDGPWVSDWKVAGNPTFAEGIAAVSNLLFAFSGTPGFFSIVSEMRDPSKYPGAMIICQSGVTAVYLVIGCVVYYYCGSYVSSPALSSAGALIKIISYAFAIPGLLATMTIVTHIPSKFIFVHILRGSRHLNSNSPIHWATWLGCTFGITLIAYIIASAIPVFDALVSLIGALLGPVMCIQPMGCMWLYDNWSKGKNEPKKSKRWMLLVGWSVFLVVIGTFLMVAGTYGSVKGIMDVYNESGGSSAFSCKDNSNSV, via the exons ATGACGACCCCCAACCTGAAAGATGAAGAGCCTATGCAAATCGAGCATACCACCCACGACGATGTCTTTGGAGAGATCACGGACGAGGGTCCTAACTACCGCAAT GTCGGGTTCGTAGGAACCGTCGTTCTCATGATGAAGACCCAGATTGGCATGGGTGTTCTGGCCATCCCGTCTGCCCTGGACGTCCTGGGTATGGTCCCGGGCGTTATCTGTCTGGTTATCGTTGCCTGTATCACCACCTGGTCCGGCTATATTATCGGCACATTCAAGCTTCAGCACCGTGAAGTATACAGTATCGACGACGCTGGTCAGATAATGTTTGGCCTGCCAGGCCGGATTATCCTCTCGGCTGGATTCTGCCTTT ACTACATTTTCAACAGCGGCTCCGCTATTCTCAGTCTCTCGATCGGCCTCAACGCTGTCTCGACGCATGCTACATGCACTGCTGTTTTTGTCGCCATTGCCGCCATCGCTGGGTTTGCCTTCTCTAGTATCCGGACTCTAGGCCGAATCACTTGGCTTGCATGGATCGGCCTGCCATGCATCCTTATTGCAA TTATCATGGTTACCATTGCTGTTGGTGTGCAGGATCGCCCCGATGCTGCACCGAAAACAGACGGCCCTTGGGTTTCCGACTGGAAGGTTGCTGGCAATCCTACCTTTGCAGAAGGCATTGCGGCCGTTTCGAACCTCTTGTTTGCCTTTTCTGGAACGCCTG GATTCTTCTCGATCGTCTCCGAGATGCGCGACCCCAGCAAGTACCCGGGGGCCATGATCATCTGCCAGTCCGGTGTTACGGCCGTATACCTTGTCATCGGCTGCGTTGTTTACTACTACTGTGGTTCATACGTCTCGTCACCAGCTCTCAGTTCGGCCGGTGCCCTTATCAAAATCATCAGCTACGCCTTTGCCATACCGGGTCTTCTCGCAACCATGACCATCGTCACACAT ATTCCCTCAAAATTCATCTTCGTCCACATTCTCCGAGGCTCCCGGCACCTaaactccaactccccaaTTCACTGGGCGACCTGGCTCGGCTGCACCTTCGGGATCACCCTCATTGCATACATCATTGCTAGCGCGATTCCCGTCTTCGACGCGCTCGTCTCGCTCATCGGTGCCCTTCTCGGCCCTGTCATGTGCATCCAACCCATGGGCTGTATGTGGCTGTACGACAACTGGTCCAAGGGCAAGAACGAGCCGAAGAAGAGTAAGCGCTGGATGCTTTTGGTCGGGTGGAGCGTGTTTCTTGTCGTCATAGGTACCTTCTTGATGGTTGCTGGTACTTATGGCTCTGTCAAGGGTATCATGGACGTTTACAATGAGAGCGGAGGGTCGAGTGCCTTTTCTTGTAAAGACAACTCGAACTCGGTTTAG
- the GPB1 gene encoding WD40 repeat domain-containing protein (BUSCO:EOG092645OU;~COG:S;~EggNog:ENOG410PI4N;~InterPro:IPR001632,IPR016346,IPR036322,IPR015943, IPR001680,IPR019775,IPR020472,IPR017986;~PFAM:PF00400;~go_function: GO:0005515 - protein binding [Evidence IEA];~go_process: GO:0007165 - signal transduction [Evidence IEA]), whose product MAADMSGEQMQAKITAARREAEGLKDKIRRRKDDLADTNLRDVAQNQTDPLPRIGMKPRRTLKGHLAKIYAMHWSTDRRHLVSASQDGKLIIWDAYTTNKVHAIPLRSSWVMTCAYAPSGNYVACGGLDNICSIYNLSSREGPTRVARELSGHSGYLSCCRFINDRRIITSSGDMTCMLWDIESGSKVTEFADHLGDVMSISINPTNQNIFVSGACDAFAKLWDIRTGKAVQTFAGHESDINAIQFFPDGNAFGTGSDDTSCRLFDIRADRSLNIYQSDQILCGITSVGFSVSGRLLFAGYDDFECKVWDVLRGDKVGSLSGHENRVSCLGVSNDGISLCTGSWDSLLKVWAW is encoded by the exons ATGGCAGCCGATATGAGCGGCGAACAGATGCAGGCTAAAATTACCGCCGCCAGGCGCGAAGCTGAAGGGCTGAAGGATAAGATCAGACGCCGCAAGGATGACCTTGCCGACACAAACC TGCGTGATGTCGCGCAGAACCAAACCGACCCCTTGCCTCGCATTGGAATGAAGCCTCGGCGAACGCTCAAAGGTCACTTGGCCAAGATTTATGCCATGCACTGGTCAACCGACCGTCGCCATCTCGTTTCCGCCTCGCAAGATGGAAAGCTCATCATCTGGGATGCATACACCACGAACAAGGTACACGCTATTCCGCTGAGATCATCATGGGTCATGACCTGCGCCTATGCCCCCAGTGGAAACTATGTTGCTTGCGGTGGTCTGGACAACATTTGCTCCATTTATAACCTTTCCTCTCGAGAGGGCCCAACTCGTGTCGCGCGCGAACTCTCCGGCCATTCGGGCTATCTTTCCTGCTGCCGTTTCATTAACGACCGTCGCATCATCACCTCTTCAGGCGATATGACTTGCATGCTCTGGGATATCGAGTCTGGCTCCAAGGTCACCGAATTTGCGGATCACCTCGGCGACGTTATGTCTATCAGCATCAACCCTACTAACCAGAACATCTTCGTCTCGGGTGCCTGTGATGCTTTCGCCAAGCTTTGGGATATCCGTACTGGAAAGGCCGTCCAGACTTTCGCTGGCCACGAATCCGACATTAACGCTATCCAATTCTTCCCAGACGGCAACGCTTTCGGCACGGGTTCTGATGATACATCTTGCCGTCTTTTCGACATTCGCGCAGACAGGTCGCTCAACATCTACCAG AGCGACCAAATATTGTGCGGTATTACGTCAGTTGGCTTCTCAGTTTCGGGAAGATTACTTTTTGCTGGTTATGATGACTTTGAATGCAAG GTTTGGGATGTTCTCCGTGGAGACAAGGTTGGATCTTTAAGTGGCCACGAGAACCGTGTCAGCTGTCTTGGTGTCAGCAATGATGGTATCAGTCTCTGCACTGGGTCTTGGGACTCACTG CTCAAGGTCTGGGCCTGGTAA
- a CDS encoding phosducin family protein (COG:T;~EggNog:ENOG410PPRT;~InterPro:IPR036249,IPR024253,IPR001200;~PFAM:PF02114;~go_process: GO:0008277 - regulation of G protein-coupled receptor signaling pathway [Evidence IEA]), whose product MSSAQDEFNQLFSNREKSSAHPEDRNNPSDRDSSSDLEDLDNVHLSDDDEAMAAMASRSGSYTVPNTKFDANTGPKGVIADAQAFERARRSNFRKSFVSGTSMADRSHHYSSSKSSTDATLLHNSPPPDGSASDPDEADEDKFMRRWRQSRMQQLQSQKARRPSPWRKYYGTVDTVDAVGYLDAIEKVPSDQIVVVCLYDPESNTSALVEDCLHTIASRQPKVRFIKLHHEIAEMDNIKPPALLAYRDGDVFATIVDILRQIPKGRSCSADSLEDVLKSYRVV is encoded by the exons ATGTCCTCCGCCCAAGACGAATTCAACCAACTCTTCAGCAATCGCGAGAAATCATCCGCTCATCCTGAAGACCGCAACAATCCCTCTGATCGCGACTCCTCTTCCGACCTAGAAGACCTCGACAACGTCCACCtctccgacgacgacgaagccatGGCAGCCATGGCCTCTCGTTCCGGTTCCTACACTGTCCCCAACACCAAATTCGACGCCAACACAGGGCCTAAGGGTGTCATTGCTGATGCCCAAGCCTTTGAGCGTGCCCGCAGAAGCAACTTCCGCAAGTCGTTCGTCTCTGGTACCTCGATGGCCGACCGCTCACACCACTActcctcctccaagtcctccacTGATGCCACTCTCCTCCACAACTCCCCGCCGCCTGATGGCTCAGCGAGCGATCCCGACGAGGCAGACGAGGACAAGTTCATGCGCCGGTGGCGTCAATCACGtatgcagcagctgcagagccagaaggcCCGGCGGCCCAGCCCCTGGCGGAAATACTATGGGACCGTGGACACAGTCGATGCGGTGGGCTATTTGGATGCAATTGAGAAGGTGCCGTCCGACCAAATTGTGGTGGTTTGTCTGTATGATCCTGAG TCAAACACCAGTGCCCTGGTTGAAGACTGCCTGCACACAATTGCCTCCCGCCAGCCAAAGGTCCGATTCATTAAGCTGCATCACGAAATTGCAGAAATGGACAACATCAAACCCCCTGCGCTACTGGCGTACCGAGACGGGGATGTCTTCGCAACAATTGTTGACATCCTGCGGCAGATCCCGAAGGGTCGAAGCTGCAGCGCAGATAGTCTAGAGGATGTTCTCAAATC GTACCGAGTGGTATAG
- a CDS encoding putative transcription initiation factor subunit (TAF30) (COG:K;~EggNog:ENOG410PJJH;~InterPro:IPR005033,IPR016665,IPR027353,IPR038704;~PFAM:PF03366,PF17035;~go_process: GO:0006355 - regulation of transcription, DNA-templated [Evidence IEA]), translated as MPDVKRNVKLITQQEVINKDSGVEGFPLRAWSIEVYLINDHGEQVAANVFDKVTYNLHPSFGNRANQVFKNPPFRIQEEGWGEFDMQISLTAADKDHVVAHDLNFAQTRYESKHVITFKNPKPALLAALRESGPVPGDENGVKSKRSAGGEEGSKKKKRTDKSVDMDKLADGLQRLGEDDLLQVVQMVHDNKAPDSYTKNDVEQGEFHVDLYTLPDSLIKMLWEFTQEKGAL; from the exons ATGCCCGAC GTTAAGAGAAACGTTAAGCTCATAACACAGCAGGAAGTCAT AAACAAGGACTCCGGCGTTGAAGGGTTTCCACTCCGAGCATGGTCAATTGAGGTGTATCTCATCAACGACCATGGTGAGCAGGTGGCAGCCAATGTTTTCGACAAGGTGACCTACAATTTACATCCCAGTTTCGGGAACAGAGCAAACCAAG TTTTCAAGAACCCCCCTTTCAGGATCCAGGAAGAAGGATGGGGTGAGTTTGATATGCAAATCAGCCTCACTGCTGCAGACAAAGACCACGTTGTCGCGCACGATCTTAACTTTGCTCAAACGCGCTACGAGTCAAAGCACGTCATT ACCTTCAAGAACCCCAAGCCAGCCCTGTTAGCGGCGCTTCGCGAATCTGGACCTGTCCCCGGCGATGAGAATGGGGTGAAGTCGAAGCGTTCcgcaggaggagaggaaggatccaagaagaagaagcgaacAGATAAGAGC GTCGACATGGATAAGCTAGCCGATGGCCTTCAGCGACTCGGCGAAGACGATCTCCTCCAGGTGGTACAAATGGTTCATGACAACAAGGCCCCAGACTCCTACACTAAGAACGACGTTGAGC AGGGAGAGTTCCACGTCGATCTCTATACCCTCCCAGACTCTCTAATCAAAATGCTATGGGAGTTCACACAGGAAAAAGGAGCTCTGTGA
- a CDS encoding uncharacterized protein (COG:S;~EggNog:ENOG410PU9K;~InterPro:IPR036864,IPR007219,IPR001138;~PFAM:PF00172,PF04082;~TransMembrane:2 (o254-274i295-317o);~go_function: GO:0000981 - DNA-binding transcription factor activity, RNA polymerase II-specific [Evidence IEA];~go_function: GO:0003677 - DNA binding [Evidence IEA];~go_function: GO:0008270 - zinc ion binding [Evidence IEA];~go_process: GO:0006351 - transcription, DNA-templated [Evidence IEA];~go_process: GO:0006355 - regulation of transcription, DNA-templated [Evidence IEA]), translating into MAAQAQAEPYKPKRTSNACIACRQSKIKCSGADPCANCQRRGIACNYTDANKVMVDERYLQKLIEQAKGHQTPQQRQEASPGSKRSADVAFGSSAEVDTTCSVSTGPQQEELPAYHTINPEHNVWTNPFTLPSRTVNGLYKGKSGWIWLAPTSLWSLTTRLSLMMAENLHLESPYKVPSSLDKEVYPLRWRPAPVEDPPDISGLPSIDDALYLFNTVKHHLDQHYRFFDEESFTARLQEFYSGNSLQKATENRLWFVHFLLVLAFGNAFLLRSRNTKDPPGSKFFLRAMSLMPDYTNLWTDGLLAVEVLALTGLYLYSIDHRESAHVYVGQAIRIAQLDGLHTELPENELGADTVDRCRNLWWTLYVMDRHVSSSLGLPMTTQDSDITTVLKPANTGSRRDATLSLHVKLSYLFSSILTSIYKNEKTELGTFLDKTRTILQTMTVYAREIEEIVHPKTSNSVETMPKGTRYITLLYHQCVFVATRPLLLSVLKERLERSNHGIEEWQSFLAPTKALISTGIKSALKTLQILTDENSLLEVFLPFEMEVTYGAALHLMIANTLFPHSTDSTPGYSWSQEAHSILDEMVSKGNMLAAARKTELSHLESLFNELAARIERAGLQALTLTTPEGYMNGGAGAAENLNVMGGAGVIHPVDAQGQIHIHGHGHPHPQQLQHPHPHPHMHDPTGVLDPELGMDTHAHAHAHAHGPYSDLQSSPSSPLPHLANSAELLSEIGISSYEFLSIIEQIGGPENSSVLDPSPSWKGSV; encoded by the exons ATGGCAGCACAGGCGCAGGCTGAACCGTATAAGCCAAAACGGACTTCGAACGC GTGCATCGCTTGCCGGCAGAGCAAGATAAAATGTTCCGGCGCTGATCCATGTGCCAACTGCCAGCGGCGCGGTATTGCATGCAATTATACAGATGCCAATAAGGTTATGGTTGATGAGAG ATATCTTCAGAAATTGATCGAGCAGGCGAAAGGGCATCAAACTCCACAGCAGCGACAGGAGGCCTCACCGGGGTCCAAGCGATCTGCTGATGTCGCCTTTGGGTCTTCGGCCGAAGTGGATACGACATGTTCTG TGAGCACAGGGCCTCAGCAGGAGGAGCTACCTGCATATCACACCATCAACCCGGAGCACAATGTTTGGACCAACCCGTTCACTCTACCGTCGAGAACAGTTAATGGTCTCTACAAAGGCAAAAGCGGCTGGA TATGGCTGGCGCCAACATCGCTATGGTCCTTGACTACCCGGTTGTCTCTCATGATGGCGGAAAACCTACATCTGGAGTCTCCATACAAAGTCCCAAGCTCTTTAGATAAAGAAGTCTACCCGTTACGTTGGCGACCAGCGCCGGTCGAGGATCCTCCTGATATCAGCGGACTGCCTTCGATCGATGACGCGCTTTACCTTTTCAACACAGTTAAACATCATCTCGACCAGCACTATCGATTCTTCGATGAAGAGTCATTCACAGCTCGCTTACAGGAGTTCTATTCCGGCAACTCCCTCCAAAAGGCCACCGAGAACCGCCTCTGGTTCGTACACTTTCTTCTAGTCCTTGCGTTCGGCAACGCATTTCTCCTCCGATCTCGAAATACCAAGGATCCCCCTGGGTCCAAATTCTTCCTGCGCGCCATGTCTCTCATGCCCGATTATACGAATCTCTGGACCGACGGGCTCCTAGCCGTTGAGGTCCTCGCTCTAACCGGACTGTACCTCTACTCCATTGACCACCGGGAGTCAGCGCACGTATAT GTTGGACAAGCCATTCGAATAGCCCAACTCGACGGCCTGCACACAGAACTGCCAGAGAACGAACTGGGCGCCGATACTGTGGATCGCTGCCGCAACCTCTGGTGGACGCTCTATGTGATGGACCGACATGTTTCATCCTCACTGGGTTTGCCGATGACTACTCAAGATAGCGACATCACCACCGTACTGAAGCCTGCGAATACAGGGTCAAGGCGGGACGCTACGCTAAGCCTGCACGTGAAATTATCATACTTATTTTCATCTATCTTGACAT CAATCTACAAAAACGAAAAAACCGAGCTGGGAACGTTCCTAGATAAAACAAGAACGATTCTCCAGACCATGACTGTCTACGCCCGGGAGATCGAAGAAATCGTTCACCCCAAGACCTCAAACTCGGTCGAGACGATGCCGAAAGGCACGCGCTATATCACCCTTCTATACCACCAA TGCGTCTTCGTCGCAACACGACCCCTCCTCCTATCCGTCCTCAAAGAGCGTTTAGAAAGATCCAACCACGGAATAGAGGAGTGGCAGAGCTTCCTCGCCCCAACCAAAGCCCTAATCTCGACGGGGATAAAGTCGGCCCTTAAAACATTACAGATCCTAACTGACGAAAACAGTCTCCTGG AagtcttcctcccctttgaAATGGAAGTAACCTACGGCGCCGCCCTACACCTAATGATAGCAAACACGCTCTTCCCACACTCTACCGATAGCACGCCAGGCTACAGCTGGAGCCAGGAAGCACACTCGATCCTAGACGAAATGGTCTCGAAGGGGAACATGCTCGCCGCAGCACGCAAGACCGAACTTTCGCATCTGGAAAGCCTCTTCAATgagctggcggcgaggaTCGAGCGCGCCGGGCTGCAGGCTTTGACTCTCACCACTCCGGAGGGGTATATGAATGGTGGGGCAGGGGCGGCTGAGAATTTGAATGTCATGGGCGGTGCGGGGGTTATACATCCTGTTGATGCGCAGGGTCAGATCCATATCcacggccatggccatccccatccccagcagctccaacatccacatccgcatccgcatATGCATGACCCAACGGGAGTGCTCGATCCGGAATTAGGGATGGATACACACGCACACGCACACGCCCATGCCCATGGCCCATATAGCGACCTTCaatcctccccatcatcaCCCCTGCCCCATCTAGCGAACAGCGCCGAACTGCTCAGCGAGATCGGGATATCGTCGTACGAGTTCCTGTCGATTATCGAGCAGATTGGCGGGCCCGAGAACAGCAGTGTGTTGGATCCGAGTCCGTCGTGGAAGGGGAGTgtatga
- a CDS encoding uncharacterized protein (COG:S;~EggNog:ENOG410PIY1), translating into MAPSASFIDDIEPPVVIGPTTKKATRPSSELPQSLIQAARATKKEDFDPSKHLNFQYPKTIYTMEQIGLQGLGISPHAGSEPFPLFTQEAIAQMRAEIFSEQVLAECQYSSSFNKHMVRGMGPARAPFTYDAWKSPEVLEKISAVAGIDLVPSVDFEIANINISIRDENSKVQQSVDLVSDQELPAVAWHYDSFPFVCVTMLSDCTDMVGGETALRTPSGDIMKVRGPAMGTAVVLQGRYIEHQALKALGGRERISMVTCFRPKSPLIKDETVLVGVRGISEISELYTQYTEYRLEILEERIRHKLRKERERGIAKRPYDIAGTKRWLTHQKQFIESMLTEIQDLD; encoded by the exons atggcaccTTCAGCATCATTCATCGACGATATCGAACCCCCTGTCGTTATCGGCCCTACCACAAAAAAGGCCACAAGGCCTTCCAGCGAGCTGCCCCAGTCCCTGATCCAGGCGGCAAGGgcgacgaagaaggaggacTTTGATCCTTCCAAGCACCTGAACTTCCAGTACCCAAAGACCATCTATACTATGGAGCAGATTGGACTTCAGGGACTGGGCATCTCGCCTCACGCTGGCTCCGAGCCCTTCCCGCTCTTCACTCAGGAGGCCATTGCCCAAATGAGGGCGGAGATCTTCTCCGAGCAGGTGCTCGCTGAGTGCCAGTATTCCTCCTCGTTCAACAAGCACATGGTCCGTGGCATGGGTCCAGC CCGCGCTCCCTTCACATACGACGCCTGGAAGTCCCCAGAAGTCCTAGAAAAGATCTCAGCAGTTGCAGGCATTGACCTGGTTCCCTCCGTCGACTTCGAAATtgccaacatcaacatctccaTTCGGGATGAGAACTCGAAGGTGCAGCAGAGTGTGGACCTTGTGTCTGACCAAGAACTCCCCGCCGTCGCCTGGCACTATGACAGCTTCCCATTTGTCTGCGTGACAATGCTCTCAGACTGCACAGACATGGTCGGTGGAGAGACTGCCCTAAGAACCCCTAGCGGTGATATTATGAAAGTCCGCGGCCCAGCTATG GGAACCGCTGTTGTCCTCCAAGGACGATACATCGAGCACCAGGCCCTCAAGGCCCTCGGTGGTCGTGAGCGCATCAGCATGGTCACCTGCTTCCGACCAAAGTCGCCCCTGATCAAGGACGAGACTGTCCTCGTTGGCGTGCGCGGAATCAGCGAGATCTCTGAGCTCTACACCCAATACACCGAATACCGACTggagatcctggaggagCGGATTCGCCACAAGCTGAGAAAGGAGCGCGAGCGAGGAATCGCTAAGCGGCCGTACGACATTGCTGGCACGAAACGCTGGCTTACACACCAAAAGCAGTTTATTGAGTCGATGTTGACGGAGATTCAGGACCTGGATTGA
- a CDS encoding 2-keto-4-pentenoate hydratase (COG:Q;~EggNog:ENOG410PVV3;~InterPro:IPR011234,IPR036663;~PFAM:PF01557;~go_function: GO:0003824 - catalytic activity [Evidence IEA]), translated as MSSVNISDIAATLRTARAEAKPIDPPSKTWPALDADSAFKVQQVNSEYAIKNGDRLVGYKLGNIAKVMQTAFGLDHPDYGFLHASSFTYEGTPLHREKFIKPFVELEPAFVLSKDLKGPHVTVAEVINAIDYAVPAIEIIDSRVKNWNIGLADTLADNGSTGAIILGGSPRKVTDIALNDIQGILEFNGTEVMRGNTRNVLGNPLGAVAWLANRLAEYGIEFKAGQVIMPGSCLQAVPMEKEGRWTCTFEGWGTIEFDVVCPTKSKI; from the coding sequence ATGTCCAGCGTCAATATTAGCGACATCGCCGCGACCCTGCGCACAGCGCGCGCCGAAGCAAAGCCTATCGACCCGCCCTCAAAGACATGGCCGGCCCTCGACGCCGATAGCGCGTTCAAAGTCCAGCAGGTCAACTCAGAATATGCCATCAAGAACGGTGACCGATTAGTCGGATACAAGCTGGGCAACATCGCCAAAGTAATGCAAACCGCCTTTGGTCTTGACCACCCAGACTACGGCTTCCTGCACGCAAGTTCGTTCACATACGAAGGCACGCCGCTGCACCGTGAGAAGTTCATCAAGCCATTCGTCGAGCTCGAGCCTGCGTTCGTGCTGAGCAAGGATCTCAAGGGTCCTCATGTCACAGTCGCCGAGGTGATCAACGCCATTGACTATGCCGTCCCGGCAATTGAGATTATCGACTCGCGGGTCAAGAACTGGAACATTGGGCTTGCGGATACGTTGGCGGACAATGGATCTACGGGCGCCATTATCCTCGGTGGTTCACCGCGCAAGGTCACGGATATTGCGCTCAATGATATCCAGGGCATTTTGGAGTTCAATGGCACGGAGGTGATGAGGGGGAACACAAGGAATGTTCTTGGAAACCCGTTGGGTGCTGTTGCTTGGCTGGCGAACAGACTTGCTGAATATGGCATTGAGTTCAAGGCTGGCCAGGTGATCATGCCCGGCAGTTGCTTGCAGGCTGTGCCCatggagaaagagggaaGATGGACTTGTACGTTTGAGGGATGGGGCACCATTGAGTTTGATGTTGTGTGCCCAACCAAGTCCAAAATATAG